The Helianthus annuus cultivar XRQ/B chromosome 16, HanXRQr2.0-SUNRISE, whole genome shotgun sequence genome includes a window with the following:
- the LOC110915584 gene encoding WAT1-related protein At5g40240 isoform X3 gives MTRRRWSWMNELLPFVAMLMTTCLDMGALTLVKAAMDGGLSIIVYIVYHSALGTFILLPFFIIHIYRNIGRPQLTFHIMLRFFILGLLGMEKIDMRSSVSVAKLSGTIITICGAMVFTFYQGPQLFVTIRSPGSPDDQILLSQPSNWVFGGLMIFIGGTFGCIWNVLQSAIAKEFPDQFTIVFFFCLFGTIQCTALSPFLEPNPSAWLVQSGIGTIAVVFGAVYSVGIRISILTWCLEKKGPVYVAMFSPLSIVIAIIMGVTFLGDALHIGSAIGAVIIIAGFYVVMWGQVQEKNKLEDKHLDVANESGLSDQTAPLLFP, from the exons ATGACAAGAAGAAGATGGTCATGGATGAATGAGTTGCTGCCATTTGTAGCTATGCTAATGACAACATGTTTGGATATGGGTGCGTTGACATTAGTCAAAGCTGCTATGGATGGTGGTTTGTCCATCATCGTCTATATTGTTTACCATAGTGCTCTTGGAACATTCATCCTTCTTCCTTTTTTCATCATTCATATTTACAG AAACATTGGGCGTCCGCAATTGACTTTTCATATTATGTTAAGGTTCTTCATCCTTGGCCTTCTAGG GATGGAGAAAATAGACATGAGAAGCTCTGTCAGTGTTGCAAAACTATCGGGTACCATAATAACGATATGTGGAGCGATGGTGTTCACATTCTATCAAGGCCCTCAACTTTTTGTGACGATCCGGTCCCCTGGTTCACCTGATGATCAAATTCTTTTGTCACAACCATCGAATTGGGTATTCGGAGGTCTAATGATTTTCATCGGTGGAACATTTGGTTGCATATGGAACGTTTTACAA TCAGCAATAGCTAAAGAGTTCCCGGATCAATTCACCATTGTCTTTTTCTTCTGCCTCTTTGGGACGATACAATGTACAGCTCTATCTCCTTTCCTAGAACCAAATCCAAGTGCTTGGTTGGTGCAATCCGGAATTGGGACGATTGCTGTTGTTTTTGGG GCAGTGTATTCTGTTGGTATTCGAATTAGTATTCTCACTTGGTGCTTGGAGAAGAAAGGGCCCGTTTATGTGGCCATGTTTTCACCACTCTCCATAGTTATCGCGATCATCATGGGTGTCACATTTCTTGGTGATGCACTTCATATAGGAAG TGCTATTGGAGCAGTGATAATTATTGCAGGATTTTATGTTGTGATGTGGGGGCAGGTACAAGAGAAGAACAAATTAGAGGATAAGCATTTGGATGTTGCAAATGAATCTGGACTGTCAGACCAAACTGCTCCTCTCCTTTTTCCTTAA
- the LOC110915584 gene encoding WAT1-related protein At3g28130 isoform X1: MTRRRWSWMNELLPFVAMLMTTCLDMGALTLVKAAMDGGLSIIVYIVYHSALGTFILLPFFIIHIYRNIGRPQLTFHIMLRFFILGLLGLCLYQILGYVGVYYSSPTMASALGNLTPAITFVTSIIFRMEKIDMRSSVSVAKLSGTIITICGAMVFTFYQGPQLFVTIRSPGSPDDQILLSQPSNWVFGGLMIFIGGTFGCIWNVLQSAIAKEFPDQFTIVFFFCLFGTIQCTALSPFLEPNPSAWLVQSGIGTIAVVFGAVYSVGIRISILTWCLEKKGPVYVAMFSPLSIVIAIIMGVTFLGDALHIGSAIGAVIIIAGFYVVMWGQVQEKNKLEDKHLDVANESGLSDQTAPLLFP; this comes from the exons ATGACAAGAAGAAGATGGTCATGGATGAATGAGTTGCTGCCATTTGTAGCTATGCTAATGACAACATGTTTGGATATGGGTGCGTTGACATTAGTCAAAGCTGCTATGGATGGTGGTTTGTCCATCATCGTCTATATTGTTTACCATAGTGCTCTTGGAACATTCATCCTTCTTCCTTTTTTCATCATTCATATTTACAG AAACATTGGGCGTCCGCAATTGACTTTTCATATTATGTTAAGGTTCTTCATCCTTGGCCTTCTAGG ACTTTGTCTATACCAGATACTTGGATATGTAGGTGTTTACTACAGCTCTCCAACCATGGCAAGTGCATTGGGGAACTTGACTCCTGCAATAACATTTGTCACTTCAATCATTTTCAG GATGGAGAAAATAGACATGAGAAGCTCTGTCAGTGTTGCAAAACTATCGGGTACCATAATAACGATATGTGGAGCGATGGTGTTCACATTCTATCAAGGCCCTCAACTTTTTGTGACGATCCGGTCCCCTGGTTCACCTGATGATCAAATTCTTTTGTCACAACCATCGAATTGGGTATTCGGAGGTCTAATGATTTTCATCGGTGGAACATTTGGTTGCATATGGAACGTTTTACAA TCAGCAATAGCTAAAGAGTTCCCGGATCAATTCACCATTGTCTTTTTCTTCTGCCTCTTTGGGACGATACAATGTACAGCTCTATCTCCTTTCCTAGAACCAAATCCAAGTGCTTGGTTGGTGCAATCCGGAATTGGGACGATTGCTGTTGTTTTTGGG GCAGTGTATTCTGTTGGTATTCGAATTAGTATTCTCACTTGGTGCTTGGAGAAGAAAGGGCCCGTTTATGTGGCCATGTTTTCACCACTCTCCATAGTTATCGCGATCATCATGGGTGTCACATTTCTTGGTGATGCACTTCATATAGGAAG TGCTATTGGAGCAGTGATAATTATTGCAGGATTTTATGTTGTGATGTGGGGGCAGGTACAAGAGAAGAACAAATTAGAGGATAAGCATTTGGATGTTGCAAATGAATCTGGACTGTCAGACCAAACTGCTCCTCTCCTTTTTCCTTAA
- the LOC110915584 gene encoding WAT1-related protein At5g40240 isoform X2, translated as MTRRRWSWMNELLPFVAMLMTTCLDMGALTLVKAAMDGGLSIIVYIVYHSALGTFILLPFFIIHIYRNIGRPQLTFHIMLRFFILGLLGLCLYQILGYVGVYYSSPTMASALGNLTPAITFVTSIIFRMEKIDMRSSVSVAKLSGTIITICGAMVFTFYQGPQLFVTIRSPGSPDDQILLSQPSNWVFGGLMIFIGGTFGCIWNVLQSAIAKEFPDQFTIVFFFCLFGTIQCTALSPFLEPNPSAWLVQSGIGTIAVVFGAVYSVGIRISILTWCLEKKGPVYVAMFSPLSIVIAIIMGVTFLGDALHIGSDNYCRILCCDVGAGTREEQIRG; from the exons ATGACAAGAAGAAGATGGTCATGGATGAATGAGTTGCTGCCATTTGTAGCTATGCTAATGACAACATGTTTGGATATGGGTGCGTTGACATTAGTCAAAGCTGCTATGGATGGTGGTTTGTCCATCATCGTCTATATTGTTTACCATAGTGCTCTTGGAACATTCATCCTTCTTCCTTTTTTCATCATTCATATTTACAG AAACATTGGGCGTCCGCAATTGACTTTTCATATTATGTTAAGGTTCTTCATCCTTGGCCTTCTAGG ACTTTGTCTATACCAGATACTTGGATATGTAGGTGTTTACTACAGCTCTCCAACCATGGCAAGTGCATTGGGGAACTTGACTCCTGCAATAACATTTGTCACTTCAATCATTTTCAG GATGGAGAAAATAGACATGAGAAGCTCTGTCAGTGTTGCAAAACTATCGGGTACCATAATAACGATATGTGGAGCGATGGTGTTCACATTCTATCAAGGCCCTCAACTTTTTGTGACGATCCGGTCCCCTGGTTCACCTGATGATCAAATTCTTTTGTCACAACCATCGAATTGGGTATTCGGAGGTCTAATGATTTTCATCGGTGGAACATTTGGTTGCATATGGAACGTTTTACAA TCAGCAATAGCTAAAGAGTTCCCGGATCAATTCACCATTGTCTTTTTCTTCTGCCTCTTTGGGACGATACAATGTACAGCTCTATCTCCTTTCCTAGAACCAAATCCAAGTGCTTGGTTGGTGCAATCCGGAATTGGGACGATTGCTGTTGTTTTTGGG GCAGTGTATTCTGTTGGTATTCGAATTAGTATTCTCACTTGGTGCTTGGAGAAGAAAGGGCCCGTTTATGTGGCCATGTTTTCACCACTCTCCATAGTTATCGCGATCATCATGGGTGTCACATTTCTTGGTGATGCACTTCATATAGGAAG TGATAATTATTGCAGGATTTTATGTTGTGATGTGGGGGCAGGTACAAGAGAAGAACAAATTAGAGGATAA
- the LOC110915584 gene encoding WAT1-related protein At5g40240 isoform X4, whose protein sequence is MTRRRWSWMNELLPFVAMLMTTCLDMGALTLVKAAMDGGLSIIVYIVYHSALGTFILLPFFIIHIYRNIGRPQLTFHIMLRFFILGLLGLCLYQILGYVGVYYSSPTMASALGNLTPAITFVTSIIFRMEKIDMRSSVSVAKLSGTIITICGAMVFTFYQGPQLFVTIRSPGSPDDQILLSQPSNWVFGGLMIFIGGTFGCIWNVLQSAIAKEFPDQFTIVFFFCLFGTIQCTALSPFLEPNPSAWLVQSGIGTIAVVFGAVYSVGIRISILTWCLEKKGPVYVAMFSPLSIVIAIIMGVTFLGDALHIGRYKRRTN, encoded by the exons ATGACAAGAAGAAGATGGTCATGGATGAATGAGTTGCTGCCATTTGTAGCTATGCTAATGACAACATGTTTGGATATGGGTGCGTTGACATTAGTCAAAGCTGCTATGGATGGTGGTTTGTCCATCATCGTCTATATTGTTTACCATAGTGCTCTTGGAACATTCATCCTTCTTCCTTTTTTCATCATTCATATTTACAG AAACATTGGGCGTCCGCAATTGACTTTTCATATTATGTTAAGGTTCTTCATCCTTGGCCTTCTAGG ACTTTGTCTATACCAGATACTTGGATATGTAGGTGTTTACTACAGCTCTCCAACCATGGCAAGTGCATTGGGGAACTTGACTCCTGCAATAACATTTGTCACTTCAATCATTTTCAG GATGGAGAAAATAGACATGAGAAGCTCTGTCAGTGTTGCAAAACTATCGGGTACCATAATAACGATATGTGGAGCGATGGTGTTCACATTCTATCAAGGCCCTCAACTTTTTGTGACGATCCGGTCCCCTGGTTCACCTGATGATCAAATTCTTTTGTCACAACCATCGAATTGGGTATTCGGAGGTCTAATGATTTTCATCGGTGGAACATTTGGTTGCATATGGAACGTTTTACAA TCAGCAATAGCTAAAGAGTTCCCGGATCAATTCACCATTGTCTTTTTCTTCTGCCTCTTTGGGACGATACAATGTACAGCTCTATCTCCTTTCCTAGAACCAAATCCAAGTGCTTGGTTGGTGCAATCCGGAATTGGGACGATTGCTGTTGTTTTTGGG GCAGTGTATTCTGTTGGTATTCGAATTAGTATTCTCACTTGGTGCTTGGAGAAGAAAGGGCCCGTTTATGTGGCCATGTTTTCACCACTCTCCATAGTTATCGCGATCATCATGGGTGTCACATTTCTTGGTGATGCACTTCATATAGGAAG GTACAAGAGAAGAACAAATTAG